One window of the Oncorhynchus keta strain PuntledgeMale-10-30-2019 chromosome 31, Oket_V2, whole genome shotgun sequence genome contains the following:
- the LOC118364576 gene encoding nuclear receptor coactivator 7 isoform X3, translating into MGANYSVEEVDHFYTKDNNTRHHKNPHYLVVEKDKLAVIDKLFLDPAAPASKNWEIITGKDAVTRPRSVCSSEEGNCSEDEEPEDLLPVLRNHSQLLNDHHIESLANHMPARTQGYPWNLVYSTAIHGTSLKTLYRQMAHIDSPVLLVIKDMEKKVCFPLSQVFGAFSSHPFRVSDCCYGTGETFVYSFDPAFKAYRWSGENSYFIRGHMDSLQIGGGGGLFGLWLDADLYHGASYSCHTFNNQPLSTQQDFTVQDLEVWTVQ; encoded by the exons ATGGGAGCCAATTACAGCGTTGAAGA GGTTGACCACTTCTACACCAAGGACAACAACACGAGACACCACAAGAATCCCCACTATCTGGTAGTGGAGAAAGACAAGCTGGCTGTGATTGACAAGTTATTCCTCGACCCAGCTGCCCCTGCCTCCAAAAACTGGGAG ATCATCACAGGGAAGGATGCAGTGACGCGTCCACGGAGCGTGTGCAGCTCAGAGGAGGGTAACTGCTCTGAGGACGAGGAGCCCGAGGACTTACTTCCTGTTCTCCGAAACCACAGCCAGCTCCTTAATGACCACCACATCGAGAGT CTAGCCAATCACATGCCAGCAAGGACACAGGGGTATCCATGGAATCTGGTCTACAGCACAGCCATTCATGGCACCAGCCTGAAAACTCTGTACAGGCAAATGGCCCACATCGACAGTCCTGTGCTTCTTGTCATCAAAGACATGGAAAAAAAG gtttgttttcctctctctcaggtgtttGGTGccttctcctcccatcccttcagAGTGAGTGACTGTTGCTACGGAACAGGAGAGACTTTTGTCTACAGTTTCGACCCTGCATTCAAG GCCTACAGGTGGAGTGGTGAGAACTCGTACTTCATCAGGGGCCATATGGACTCTCTACAGATTGGTGGAGGAGG GGGGCTTTTTGGCCTGTGGCTGGATGCTGATCTGTACCACGGTGCCAGCTACTCCTGTCACACCTTCAACAACCAGCCCCTGTCCACCCAGCAAGACTTCACAGTGCAGGACCTGGAGGTCTGGACTGTACAGTAA
- the LOC118364576 gene encoding nuclear receptor coactivator 7 isoform X4: MRPMQANIKVLYFANKCLEPYVEIITGKDAVTRPRSVCSSEEGNCSEDEEPEDLLPVLRNHSQLLNDHHIESLANHMPARTQGYPWNLVYSTAIHGTSLKTLYRQMAHIDSPVLLVIKDMEKKVCFPLSQVFGAFSSHPFRVSDCCYGTGETFVYSFDPAFKAYRWSGENSYFIRGHMDSLQIGGGGGLFGLWLDADLYHGASYSCHTFNNQPLSTQQDFTVQDLEVWTVQ, encoded by the exons ATGAGACCAATGCAGGCGAACATCAAGGTGCTTTACTTTGCAAACAAATGTCTGGAGCCATATGTAGAG ATCATCACAGGGAAGGATGCAGTGACGCGTCCACGGAGCGTGTGCAGCTCAGAGGAGGGTAACTGCTCTGAGGACGAGGAGCCCGAGGACTTACTTCCTGTTCTCCGAAACCACAGCCAGCTCCTTAATGACCACCACATCGAGAGT CTAGCCAATCACATGCCAGCAAGGACACAGGGGTATCCATGGAATCTGGTCTACAGCACAGCCATTCATGGCACCAGCCTGAAAACTCTGTACAGGCAAATGGCCCACATCGACAGTCCTGTGCTTCTTGTCATCAAAGACATGGAAAAAAAG gtttgttttcctctctctcaggtgtttGGTGccttctcctcccatcccttcagAGTGAGTGACTGTTGCTACGGAACAGGAGAGACTTTTGTCTACAGTTTCGACCCTGCATTCAAG GCCTACAGGTGGAGTGGTGAGAACTCGTACTTCATCAGGGGCCATATGGACTCTCTACAGATTGGTGGAGGAGG GGGGCTTTTTGGCCTGTGGCTGGATGCTGATCTGTACCACGGTGCCAGCTACTCCTGTCACACCTTCAACAACCAGCCCCTGTCCACCCAGCAAGACTTCACAGTGCAGGACCTGGAGGTCTGGACTGTACAGTAA
- the LOC118364576 gene encoding nuclear receptor coactivator 7 isoform X1 — MYIIFVFNSTFLEKDSVDHFYTKDNNTRHHKNPHYLVVEKDKLAVIDKLFLDPAAPASKNWEIITGKDAVTRPRSVCSSEEGNCSEDEEPEDLLPVLRNHSQLLNDHHIESLANHMPARTQGYPWNLVYSTAIHGTSLKTLYRQMAHIDSPVLLVIKDMEKKVCFPLSQVFGAFSSHPFRVSDCCYGTGETFVYSFDPAFKAYRWSGENSYFIRGHMDSLQIGGGGGLFGLWLDADLYHGASYSCHTFNNQPLSTQQDFTVQDLEVWTVQ, encoded by the exons atgtataTAATCTTTGTCTTTAACTCTACATTTTTGGAAAAGGACTC GGTTGACCACTTCTACACCAAGGACAACAACACGAGACACCACAAGAATCCCCACTATCTGGTAGTGGAGAAAGACAAGCTGGCTGTGATTGACAAGTTATTCCTCGACCCAGCTGCCCCTGCCTCCAAAAACTGGGAG ATCATCACAGGGAAGGATGCAGTGACGCGTCCACGGAGCGTGTGCAGCTCAGAGGAGGGTAACTGCTCTGAGGACGAGGAGCCCGAGGACTTACTTCCTGTTCTCCGAAACCACAGCCAGCTCCTTAATGACCACCACATCGAGAGT CTAGCCAATCACATGCCAGCAAGGACACAGGGGTATCCATGGAATCTGGTCTACAGCACAGCCATTCATGGCACCAGCCTGAAAACTCTGTACAGGCAAATGGCCCACATCGACAGTCCTGTGCTTCTTGTCATCAAAGACATGGAAAAAAAG gtttgttttcctctctctcaggtgtttGGTGccttctcctcccatcccttcagAGTGAGTGACTGTTGCTACGGAACAGGAGAGACTTTTGTCTACAGTTTCGACCCTGCATTCAAG GCCTACAGGTGGAGTGGTGAGAACTCGTACTTCATCAGGGGCCATATGGACTCTCTACAGATTGGTGGAGGAGG GGGGCTTTTTGGCCTGTGGCTGGATGCTGATCTGTACCACGGTGCCAGCTACTCCTGTCACACCTTCAACAACCAGCCCCTGTCCACCCAGCAAGACTTCACAGTGCAGGACCTGGAGGTCTGGACTGTACAGTAA
- the LOC118364576 gene encoding nuclear receptor coactivator 7 isoform X2 — protein MYIIFVFNSTFLEKDSVDHFYTKDNNTRHHKNPHYLVVEKDKLAVIDKLFLDPAAPASKNWEIITGKDAVTRPRSVCSSEEGNCSEDEEPEDLLPVLRNHSQLLNDHHIESLANHMPARTQGYPWNLVYSTAIHGTSLKTLYRQMAHIDSPVLLVIKDMEKKVFGAFSSHPFRVSDCCYGTGETFVYSFDPAFKAYRWSGENSYFIRGHMDSLQIGGGGGLFGLWLDADLYHGASYSCHTFNNQPLSTQQDFTVQDLEVWTVQ, from the exons atgtataTAATCTTTGTCTTTAACTCTACATTTTTGGAAAAGGACTC GGTTGACCACTTCTACACCAAGGACAACAACACGAGACACCACAAGAATCCCCACTATCTGGTAGTGGAGAAAGACAAGCTGGCTGTGATTGACAAGTTATTCCTCGACCCAGCTGCCCCTGCCTCCAAAAACTGGGAG ATCATCACAGGGAAGGATGCAGTGACGCGTCCACGGAGCGTGTGCAGCTCAGAGGAGGGTAACTGCTCTGAGGACGAGGAGCCCGAGGACTTACTTCCTGTTCTCCGAAACCACAGCCAGCTCCTTAATGACCACCACATCGAGAGT CTAGCCAATCACATGCCAGCAAGGACACAGGGGTATCCATGGAATCTGGTCTACAGCACAGCCATTCATGGCACCAGCCTGAAAACTCTGTACAGGCAAATGGCCCACATCGACAGTCCTGTGCTTCTTGTCATCAAAGACATGGAAAAAAAG gtgtttGGTGccttctcctcccatcccttcagAGTGAGTGACTGTTGCTACGGAACAGGAGAGACTTTTGTCTACAGTTTCGACCCTGCATTCAAG GCCTACAGGTGGAGTGGTGAGAACTCGTACTTCATCAGGGGCCATATGGACTCTCTACAGATTGGTGGAGGAGG GGGGCTTTTTGGCCTGTGGCTGGATGCTGATCTGTACCACGGTGCCAGCTACTCCTGTCACACCTTCAACAACCAGCCCCTGTCCACCCAGCAAGACTTCACAGTGCAGGACCTGGAGGTCTGGACTGTACAGTAA